One window of Tepidanaerobacter acetatoxydans Re1 genomic DNA carries:
- a CDS encoding ParB/RepB/Spo0J family partition protein, giving the protein MSKRGLGRGLEALIPMDSMEQKDGENVQEIDIKAIVANDKQPRKDFDEQKLDELAASMKQHGVLQPVIVRKKGNIYELVAGERRWRAAAKAGIKKIPAIVKELSDADVMEIALIENLQREDLNPMEEALAYKTLMDDFGLTQEELSKRVGKSRSQIANTVRLLNLESEIQELVLQDKLTAGHARALLSIQDKKCRYDLAKKISSDALSVRQTEQMAKKISDENKHKNNTRQKEINPVILDITEKLQRSLGTRVRIKGNERRGKIEIEFYSGDELERILEVITE; this is encoded by the coding sequence TTGAGTAAGCGCGGATTAGGCAGAGGCCTTGAAGCATTGATTCCAATGGATTCAATGGAGCAGAAGGATGGGGAAAATGTTCAAGAGATAGATATCAAGGCAATTGTAGCAAATGATAAACAGCCTAGAAAGGATTTCGACGAACAAAAGTTGGATGAACTTGCTGCTTCAATGAAACAGCACGGAGTCTTGCAACCTGTCATTGTGAGAAAAAAGGGTAATATTTACGAGCTTGTGGCTGGTGAACGAAGGTGGAGAGCTGCTGCCAAAGCCGGTATCAAAAAAATACCCGCTATAGTTAAAGAGTTATCCGATGCGGATGTAATGGAAATTGCACTTATAGAAAATCTGCAGCGGGAAGACTTAAACCCTATGGAAGAGGCCTTGGCATACAAAACCTTAATGGATGATTTCGGTTTAACACAGGAAGAACTGTCAAAAAGAGTTGGTAAAAGCAGATCACAGATTGCAAACACTGTGAGGCTATTAAACCTTGAAAGCGAAATACAAGAACTTGTTCTACAAGATAAACTGACAGCAGGCCACGCTAGAGCTTTACTTTCCATTCAGGATAAAAAATGCAGGTATGATTTGGCAAAGAAGATTAGTTCAGATGCATTATCTGTTAGACAGACAGAGCAAATGGCAAAGAAAATCTCCGATGAAAATAAGCATAAGAACAATACAAGGCAAAAAGAAATTAACCCCGTCATATTAGATATAACCGAAAAACTGCAGAGAAGCTTGGGCACTAGAGTTAGAATAAAAGGAAACGAAAGACGCGGCAAAATAGAAATTGAATTTTATTCCGGTGATGAACTTGAACGAATACTCGAAGTGATTACAGAGTAA